The proteins below are encoded in one region of Puntigrus tetrazona isolate hp1 chromosome 5, ASM1883169v1, whole genome shotgun sequence:
- the thap1 gene encoding THAP domain-containing protein 1 has product MVQSCSAYGCKNRYHKDKNISFHKFPLARPDICGKWVTAMKRRNFKPTKYSNICSQHFTRDCFKRECNNRVLKDNAVPSLFTFSKLQMQAASLQDSFSPDMTFPLSLPLSEAEETPAAGRPSEDQPGPILHTSAFVSCDHNYTVEDTVQQKRRIEQLQEQLEKLRKRLKTVQQKCRRQERQLERFRAMSEVQRDAALGDSYVILPKEIYDVLKGIETIGAL; this is encoded by the exons ATGGTTCAGTCCTGCTCGGCGTACGGATGCAAAAACAGATACCACAAAGATAAAAACATCTCCTTTCATAA GTTTCCTCTGGCCCGGCCGGACATCTGCGGGAAATGGGTGACCGCTATGAAGAGAAGAAACTTCAAACCCACTAAATACAGCAACATCTGCTCTCAGCACTTCACCAGAGACTGCTTTAAACGTGAATGCAACAACCGTGTGCTGAAGGACAACGCCGTGCCTTCGCTCTTCACCTTCAGCAAACTACAGATGCAG GCAGCGTCTCTGCAGGACTCCTTCAGCCCAGACATGACCTTTCCTCTGAGCCTGCCTCTGTCTGAAGCGGAGGAGACGCCGGCGGCGGGGCGTCCGTCTGAAGACCAGCCCGGACCCATCCTTCACACCAGCGCCTTCGTCTCCTGTGACCACAACTACACGGTGGAGGACACCGTCCAGCAGAAGAGACGCATCGAGCAGCTGCAGGAGCAACTGGAGAAGCTGCGCAAGAGACTGAAGACGGTCCAGCAGAAGTGTCGGAGGCAGGAGAGACAGCTGGAACGCTTCCGGGCCATGAGCGAGGTCCAGAGAGACGCGGCGCTCGGGGACAGCTACGTGATCCTGCCCAAAGAGATCTACGACGTTCTGAAGGGAATAGAGACCATCGGTGCGCTGTGA